One Malassezia restricta chromosome III, complete sequence DNA segment encodes these proteins:
- a CDS encoding putative stress-responsive nuclear envelope protein, translating to MQVWFVAVAAVALVASAKDVPSACTHLEFSSWSDTGLRAYLLERGITSPGATHDKLVTLAKNDCETLMADAERVPDGSSAQWNEALSLASSVRANFAPKTAIPKSMPSATPVGTEPIKRGASTAARKVGQSASKVAEKRWDDVSAYLDDTKDYVYSKWSEVDLYGWLRSHGLDVPTNAARSTMLALMREPFAREHYDRPYARLSSEYLHRWLVEHGYLRGEAPQSRQTYEALAQRYYYYMQDRVYDTWTQADLHKWLADRGLVPQDWRATRDEYLRVMQDKYARAADTIWAGWKESDMRQYLARKGVLTHASTYEELLQLMQKHAQSAAATASAYVSWSDAKLRGFLKDRGVQVEALPSSRWELLRAMRAHYTPSWSVQWQQTFESALARVKRSGKSLLGVHDEL from the coding sequence ATGCAAGTGTGGTtcgtggcggtggcggcggtggccCTGGTCGCTTCAGCCAAGGATGTGCCTTCAGCGTGCACGCATCTTGAATTTTCTTCGTGGAGCGATACAGGGCTACGTGCTTACCTGCTGGAGCGAGGCATCACATCGCCtggcgcgacgcacgacaAGCTCGTGACACTTGCCAAGAACGACTGCGAGACGCTTATGGcggacgccgagcgagtTCCGGATGGCTCGTCAGCACAGTGGAATGAGGCTCTTTCTTTAGCGAGCTCTGTGCGAGCCAATTTTGCACCCAAGACAGCCATCCCCAAGAGCATGCCGTCTGCCACACCTGTAGGTACCGAGCCCATCAAGCGTGGTGCATCCACAGCGGCACGCAAGGTAGGTCAAAGCGCCTCGAAAGTCGCCGAGAAGCGGTGGGATGATGTAAGTGCGTATCTTGACGACACCAAAGACTATGTGTACAGCAAATGGAGTGAGGTCGACTTGTATGGCTGGCTCCGATCGCATGGCCTGGACGTACCGACCAATGCGGCACGGAGTACCATGCTGGCATTAATGCGCGAGCCATTTGCGCGTGAACACTATGATCGGCCTTATGCTCGCCTGTCATCTGAGTACCTGCACCGCTGGCTGGTGGAGCATGGCTATTTGCGAGGCGAGGCACCACAGTCGCGCCAGACGTACGAAGCTTTGGCGCAGCGCTACTATTACTATATGCAGGACCGCGTGTATGATACATGGACGCAGGCAGACCTGCACAAGTGGCTCGCAGACCGTGGACTAGTCCCCCAAGACTGGCGTGCGACGCGTGATGAGTACCTGCGCGTCATGCAGGACAAGTATGCACGGGCCGCCGATACCATATGGGCTGGTTGGAAAGAAAGCGATATGCGGCAGTACCTCGCGCGGAAAGGCGTGCTGACGCATGCAAGCACGTATGAAGAATTGCTCCAGCTCATGCAGAAGCACGCTCAGTCTGCAGCCGCCACAGCGAGTGCCTATGTGAGCTGGTCCGATGCCAAGCTGCGTGGCTTTCTCAAAGACCGCGGCGTACAGGTGGAGGCATTGCCATCCAGCCGCTGGGAGCTGCTGCGGGCCATGCGGGCGCACTACACCCCCAGCTGGAGCGTACAGTGGCAGCAGACGTTTGAATCTGCTTTGGCTCGTGTGAAGCGCAGTGGTAAGTCGCTGCTAGGTGTGCATGATGAATTGTAG
- a CDS encoding diphosphoinositol-polyphosphate diphosphatase: MPGQIEPRRVAVALAIDYDENRTDRALVMLVRSRKHSDKWVVPKGGIEKGESAREAAARELWEEAGVKVGKEAPPWGLDAEPVMHRDKRAHKKCPADLIDTPNMIPRAVYVLEEFRMHPSNVHAKWPEAHERERQLFPLHEAIEHVSWREGMRELIENARIVTSGFYKGT; encoded by the coding sequence ATGCCAGGACAAATCGAGCCTcgacgcgtcgctgtggCGCTAGCCATCGATTATGACGAGAACCGAACAGATCGTGCGCTTGTGATGTTGGTACGCTCGCGCAAGCATAGCGATAAGTGGGTCGTACCTAAGGGCGGGATCGAGAAGGGCGAGTCGGCCAGGGAAGCGGCAGCCCGAGAATTATGGGAGGAAGCTGGCGTGAAAGTGGGCAAGGAAGCACCGCCATGGGGCCTCGATGCTGAGCCTGTCATGCATAGAGACAAGCGCGCACACAAGAAATGCCCTGCTGATTTGATCGACACGCCCAACATGATCCCCCGAGCAGTGTATGTGCTGGAGGAATTCCGAATGCACCCCTCCAATGTGCATGCCAAGTGGCCCGAGGCTCATGAGCGGGAGCGTCAGCTGTTTCCGCTACACGAAGCCATTGAGCACGTATCATGGCGTGAGGGCATGCGCGAACTGATCGAAAATGCACGAATCGTAACATCTGGCTTTTACAAAGGAACGTAG
- a CDS encoding DNA repair protein RAD50 translates to MAELDKLAIRGVRSFGPRDVNIIQFFKPLTVIVGHNGSGKTTIVECLKYAATGDLPPHTKGGGFLHDPNMAGTDTVKAQVRLRFRNTHGVRMNCVRNLQVSKKKGGGLSMKTLEGVLGIDDEEAEPHARNSISTRCAELDTEMASLLGVPRAILEHVLFCHQEEANWPLAEPAILKKRFDEIFEVSRYTKALDTIRSLRKQRAQDARVDEAELRALQQDKERADSIRRTITTLQETLLEKRVLLEDLDDDIRRKTAENQTLYDDATRFREVVNRAEILEEKMALYAEHKRTLEARMSYLDIPDDELARLLTSHPQQLAAQQAQLEELQRNMQTYTDQRKAAAVEHERLIRRHAELEAARSTRERQRNECAQELEAMGASLKDATWDAIRAAATSLDTSWQAQQKEWDASARNERRALQDREQQERETHERLETKLRDLHARREHTQASLERLRERIHACEEGGDDAASEAIRWRATFDVLHEAWKASKERGKALSARLDDLQCGFESVDAGLRNVQEELHAIRESLGLLEHASAVFERIQHHAHDKHVCLACEQAVPPSSLPAFDAHIAQLRQRSSAHASLAADLTSWVQMEAKLYMAKEAHIQRTEHFESHAALSSRMQDAKQRAESAAARARGAPQGRLDEYAADARELEAALEDLNRACDDMTEPLQAACSSLESARQERLKVEDRHEGKRREFQDVLDRLHRVMTRFDDTDDASSLETCNLSLKRASAALDDAVRAAERAMHDSHTLETAMRDARAYESNVRDNVQFREAEKAYADAQAQHAALDLEAAYSAHAKANQVYDEARRAEQALGGRAAHLRGEMAGIEAELERRHKELQDDYSGISERYMRQLVHIKVAGMANRDLDTYCAAFQQAILQYHGIKMEEVNQTLDYLWKKTYQGTDIDSVCIRADSDGTSGGLRAYQYRVCMRKDGIELDMRGRCSTGQKVLACILIRLALADSFGGACGCMALDEPTTNLDRENVEALAASLVDLLAERQHQPNFQLIVITHDEEFLTRLSQSDALEHYWRVSRDTHLHSTIERDIVQRS, encoded by the coding sequence ATGGCCGAGTTGGACAAGCTCGCCATCCGTGGCGTGCGTTCGTTTGGACCGCGTGATGTCAACATCATCCAGTTCTTCAAACCACTCACAGTCATTGTCGGGCACAATGGCAGTGGAAAGACGACAATTGTTGAGTGTCTCAAATATGCGGCCACGGGCGATTTACCGCCGCATACCAAAGGCGGCGGCTTTCTGCACGACCCAAATATGGCGGGCACAGATACAGTCAAGGCGCAGGTTCGCCTACGATTCCGCAATACGCATGGGGTCCGCATGAACTGCGTCCGCAATTTGCAAGTATCGAAGAAAAAGGGCGGGGGCCTTTCGATGAAAACACTAGAGGGCGTCCTGGGCAttgacgacgaagaggccGAGCCGCATGCCCGTAACTCCATTTCGACGCGATGTGCGGAGCTCGATACAGAGATGGCGTCGCTTCTGGGTGTGCCTCGCGCGATCCTTGAGCATGTCCTTTTTTGCCATCAGGAAGAAGCCAATTGGCCTTTGGCAGAGCCAGCGATCCTCAAGAAACGCTTTGACGAGATCTTTGAAGTGTCGCGATATACCAAGGCACTGGATACGATCCGTTCGCTTCGCAagcagcgtgcgcaagatgcgcgcgtggacgaggcggagctgCGCGCTTTGCAGCAGGACAAGGAGCGTGCGGACAGCATCCGCAGGACCATCACGACATTGCAAGAAACGCTTCTCGAAAAGCGTGTATTGCTCGAAGACCTTGATGACGACATTCGACGCAAGACAGCCGAGAACCAGACTCTCTATGATGACGCTACGCGGTTTCGCGAAGTTGTCAATCGCGCCGAGATCCTCGAGGAAAAAATGGCCCTATATGCCGAACACAAGCGCACGTTAGAGGCCCGCATGTCGTACCTTGATATACCAGATGATGAGCTAGCACGCTTGCTCACATCGCACCCTCAGCAGTTAGCTGCCCAACAGGCACAGCTAGAAGAACTTCAGCGGAATATGCAAACGTACACTGACCAACGTAaagctgccgccgtcgagcaTGAACGACTCATTCGCCGGCATGCAGAGCTCGAGGCTGCCAGAAGCACGCGTGAGCGCCAACGCAACGAATGCGCGCAAGAACTAGAGGCGATGGGAGCGTCATTGAAAGACGCAACTTGGGACGCGATACGCGCCGCAGCCACTTCTCTGGACACTTCATGGCAAGCTCAACAAAAAGAATGGGACGCGTCGGCTAGAAATGAACGACGTGCCTTGCAAGATCGCGAGCAACAAGAGCGAGAAACGCACGAACGCCTCGAGACCAAGTTGCGTGATTtgcacgcgcggcgcgaaCATACCCAAGCCTCACTAGAGCGTCTACGAGAACGAATCCACGCATGCGAGGAAGGCGGTGACGATGCTGCCTCAGAGGCTATTCGATGGCGAGCAACGTTCGATGTACTACATGAAGCATGGAAAGCCTCGAAGGAGCGCGGCAAAGCTCTTTCCGCGCGCCTTGACGACCTGCAATGTGGCTTCGAGTCGGTCGACGCCGGCCTGCGCAATGTACAAGAAGAACTTCACGCGATTCGAGAATCTCTTGGCTTGCTGGAACATGCCTCGGCAGTCTTTGAACGTATCCAGCACCATGCACACGACAAACACGTGTGCCTTGCATGCGAGCAAGCTGTGCCACCATCTTCGCTCCCTGCGTTTGATGCACATATCgcccagctgcgccagcgtAGCAGTGCACACGCCTCGCTCGCTGCGGATCTCACGTCGTGGGTCCAGATGGAAGCCAAGCTGTATATGGCCAAGGAGGCACATATCCAGCGCACTGAGCATTTCGAATCCCATGCCGCCCTGTCTTCGCGCATGCAAGACGCCAAGCAACGCGCAGAAAGCGCggctgctcgagctcgtggaGCACCACAAGGTCGTCTTGACGAATATGCCGCTGATGCCCGTGAGTTAGAAGCGGCATTAGAAGACCTAAACCGTGCGTGTGATGATATGACGGAGCCGTTGCAAGCAGCGTGCTCGTCGCTTGAGTCGGCGCGGCAGGAGCGCCTAAAGGTAGAAGATCGGCATGAAGGAAAGAGACGAGAGTTTCAAGATGTGCTCGATCGCCTTCATCGCGTCATGACCCGCTTCGATGACACGGACGATGCATCGAGTCTGGAAACATGCAACTTATCGCTGAAACGTGCATCGGCTGCACTGGATGACGCAGTTCGTGCCGCGgagcgtgccatgcatgaCTCACATACCCTTGAGACAGCgatgcgcgatgcgcgtgcgtATGAGTCGAATGTGCGCGATAATGTCCAGTTCCGCGAGGCAGAGAAAGCCTATGCAGATGCACAGGCACAACACGCTGCGCTGGACTTGGAGGCGGCGTACTCGGCGCATGCGAAGGCCAACCAGGTGTACGACGAAGCGCGGCGGGCCGAGCAGGCTCTCGGTggacgtgcggcgcatTTGCGCGGCGAGATGGCAGGAATCGAGGCCGAGTTGGAGCGGCGCCACAAGGAGCTTCAAGATGATTACAGCGGTATCTCTGAGCGCTACATgcggcagctcgtgcaTATCAAGGTGGCTGGCATGGCAAATCGCGATCTCGATACGTACTGTGCCGCATTTCAACAGGCCATCTTGCAGTACCATGGAATCAAGATGGAAGAGGTGAACCAGACTCTCGATTACCTATGGAAAAAAACCTATCAAGGCACTGACATTGATTCAGTGTGCATTCGGGCCGACAGCGATGGCACGAGTGGCGGTCTTCGTGCCTACCAGTACCGtgtgtgcatgcgcaaggACGGCATCGAGCTTGATATGCGTGGTCGATGCAGTACGGGCCAAAAAGTACTCGCCTGTATCCTTATCCGCCTGGCATTGGCCGATTCGTTTGGCGGGGCCTGTGGCTGCATGGCACTCGATGAGCCGACCACGAACCTCGATCGTGAAAacgtcgaggcgcttgcTGCAAGCCTCGTAGACCTCCTTGCTGAGCGGCAGCACCAGCCCAACTTCCAGCTCATTGTCATCACCCACGACGAGGAGTTCCTGACGCGCCTCTCTCAGTCAGATGCCTTGGAGCACTATTGGCGCGTCTCAAGAGATACACACTTACATTCTACAATCGAGCGAGACATCGTCCAGCGCTCCTAG
- a CDS encoding flap endonuclease-1: MQPSWVAYGIQGAVQYIRRHAPGCFRSIDLRDLVHARIAIDATLLTQRLFYRASTDPARHVTGCREVIQALHRVPCHPIMVFDHPNARLPQKAREHARRRAAHHLALQRHSWESARHARLEALAACADAHASLTDGEKAQLSERLRQWQRCDLRGAQTYAPLAEEQRESLLQHTLDPAAQFEDDAYASFRDDEYEIVDEPEVADDFEPVAVSTLDQLAHAIHALRQEYAQLARPRETLSQRSLSCAEEHVYASFESGALGADACLVSHDPTQWQTIRHELERAVQRLEWEDGRWTSDTQGPSIRVRDIITYLCAWSTRLMRIYQRSSRLVPKQAYVDVMELCRHLHVPVLVSGDGTKEGGPLHEAEALASALVRDGYADMVASEDSDVLLYQVPLLRGLSNMSLELVDTLRVYPHMFPQATSPFDAFLEFALLCGTDFNRTVPGIAATTACRSIAQYGSVEAVLRMSEPRYAPPDQLEMDAYLAELEEARSIFLHPPRIELAMAEEAGLRLKSALPSCEPEPPWATFLHTHACLSPI; encoded by the coding sequence ATGCAGCCCTCGTGGGTGGCGTATGGCATTCAGGGGGCAGTGCAGTACATccggcggcatgcgccggGCTGTTTTCGAAGCATAGATCTACGTGACCTCGTGCATGCCCGCATTGCGATCGACGCGACGCTactcacgcagcgcctaTTTTACCGTGCGAGCACGGatccagcacggcatgtCACGGGGTGCCGCGAAGTGATCCAGGCCCTGCATCGAGTGCCATGCCATCCCATCATGGTGTTCGATCACCCGAATGCCCGTCTTCCCCAAAAGGCTCGCGAGCATGCCAGACGGCGGGCCGCGCATCACCTCGCTCTGCAGCGCCATTCGTGGGAAAGtgcgcgccacgcacgtctggaggcgctcgcggcgtGTGCGGATGCCCATGCCAGTCTCACGGACGGAGAAAAGGCGCAGCTCAGCGAGCGCTTGCGTCAGTGGCAGCGATGCGACCTGCGCGGTGCACAGACGTATGCCCCCCTAGCAGAAGAGCAAAGGGAGTCGTTGCTGCAGCACACCTTGGATCCTGCAGCGCAGTTTGAGGACGATGCGTACGCGTCGTTTCGGGACGACGAGTACGAGATCGTGGATGAGCCGGAGGTCGCTGACGACTTTGAGCCCGTCGCTGTCAGCACGCTTGATCAGCTGGCTCATGCGATCCACGCCCTTCGGCAAGAGTATGCACAGCTCGCCAGGCCGCGTGAAACGCTCTCGCAACGAAGCCTCTCTTGCGCCGAGGAACACGTATACGCTTCGTTCGAGAGCGGGGCGCTGGGCGCTGACGCATGCCTCGTGTCGCACGACCCGACACAGTGGCAGACGATTCGTCACGAACTCGAGCGAGccgtccagcgcctcgagtgGGAAGACGGCCGATGGACCTCAGACACACAGGGTCCCAGCATCCGCGTCCGAGACATCATCACGTACCTGTGTGCATGGAGTACGCGTCTCATGCGCATATACCAGCGCTCCTCGCGCCTCGTACCCAAGCAGGCCTACGTGGACGTCATGGAGCTGTGCCGCCACTTGCATGTACCTGTCTTGGTATCGGGCGACGGCACGAAAGAGGGTGGGCCCCTGCATGAGGCTGAGGCACTCGCCagtgcgctcgtgcgcgacggcTATGCCGACATGGTCGCTAGTGAAGACAGTGATGTCCTGCTATACCAAGTCCCGCTCCTCCGTGGCCTGTCCAACATGTCGCTCGAGCTGGtggacacgctgcgtgtcTATCCCCACATGTTTCCGCAAGCGACCTCGCCGTTCGATGCCTTTCTCGAATTCGCGCTCTTGTGCGGCACGGACTTCAACCGCACGGTGCCAGGCATCGCCGCCACGACCGCGTGCCGGTCGATTGCGCAGTACGGCTCCGTAGAGGCGGTGCTTCGCATGTCTGAGCCGCGGTATGCGCCGCCGGATCAGCTGGAGATGGATGCGTacctcgccgagctcgaagaggcgcgcagcatctTTTTGCACCcgccgcgcatcgagctggCCATGGCTGAAGAGGCGGGCCTGCGGCTCAAGTCTGCGCTCCCTTCCTGCGAGCCCGAGCCGCCGTGGGCCACGTTCCTGCACACGCATGCGTGCTTATCGCCCATCTGA
- a CDS encoding large subunit ribosomal protein L7Ae: MPKATKNTGKKPAPAPYSKSSSSKSNTNPLFESRPRHFGIGQDIQPKRDLTRFVKWPEYVRLQRQRVILQQRLKVPPAIAQFSNTLDKNTATALFKLMNKYRPESKQEKKARLDAVAKEVAAGNKVDPKADGKKPLYVKYGLNHCVALIEAKKANLVVIADDVDPIELVVFVPALCRKMGIPYVIVKSSSRLGAVVHLKRTAIAVIQDVRSEDERELADLVSAAKANYLDKYDEARRHWGGGIRGNKSVEKLRKRVKAAGQSPATVAKDSL, encoded by the exons ATG CCTAAGGCCACCAAGAACACTGGTAAGAAgcctgcacctgctccCTACTCGAAGAGTAgctcgagcaagtcgaACACGAACCCTCTCTTTGAGAGCCGCCCTCGTCACTTTGGCATTG GTCAGGACATTCAGCCCAAGCGCGACCTGACGCGCTTTGTCAAGTGGCCGGAGTACGTTCGTctccagcgccagcgtgtGATCCTCCAGCAACGCCTCAAGGTGCCCCCGGCTATCGCCCAGTTCTCCAACACGCTTGACAAGAACACGGCGACGGCTCTGTTCAAGCTCATGAACAAGTACCGCCCCGAGTCGAAGCAGGAGAAGAAGGCGCGTCTGGACGCCGTGGCCAAGGAGGTGGCTGCCGGCAACAAGGTCGACCCGAAGGCCGACGGCAAGAAGCCGCTCTACGTCAAGTATGGTCTGAACCACTGTGTTGCTCTCATTGAGGCCAAGAAGGCCAACCTCGTCGTGATTGCTGACGACGTTGACCCTATTGAGCTTGTGGTGTTTGTGCCCGCCCTCTGCCGCAAGATGGGCATTCCTTACGTCATTGTCAAGTCGAGCTCGCGTCTCGGTGCCGTGGTGCACCTGAAGCGCACGGCTATCGCTGTCATCCAGGACGTTCGTTCTGAGGACGAGCGTGAGCTTGCTGACCTCGTGTCGGCTGCCAAGGCCAACTACCTTGACAAGTACGACGAGGCTCGTCGTCACTGGGGCGGTGGTATTCGTGGCAACAAGTCGGTCGAGAAGCTGCGCAAGCGTGTCAAGGCTGCTGGCCAGAGCCCCGCTACGGTTGCCAAGGATTCGCTCTAA
- a CDS encoding palmitoyltransferase ZDHHC2/15/20: MPSRWRRWGSGVLLVSLLAYAPVVLTKVILYAYPTQMGMRAGLAAFLWSMTAWSLVTVLARPSVYTPTEPLPVCVTVKRSNGAPRWCSKCESPKPDRCHHCRFCRRCIVRMDHHCPWLMDTCIGQRNYKAFVLLLLYASLFCIYALETTVRACISLRIINMPTTWIVLLTLVLFLSLVLTPFLGFHVYLMTHNMTTLEFIEGMSHVRHKTSENETRAQLQRLLPHTLSRRYYVYHVGALANIRQALGRCVLLWWLPIGGPALDLTYPINEAEFHAMQAELQSRDASGAPME; this comes from the exons atgccctcgaggtGGCGGCGATGGGGGAGTGGCGTGCTCCTGGTCAGCCTGCTTGCCTATGCGCCCGTCGTTCTGACAAAGGTGATTCTGTATGCATATCCTACGCAAATGGGCATGCGAGCGGGTCTCGCTGCGTTTTTGTGGAGCATGACAGCATGGTCCTTGGTCACGGTCCTAGCTCGGCCGTCGGTGTACACGCCGACAGAACCGTTGCCTGTGTGCGTTACAGTCAAGAGATCTAATGGTGCGCCTCGGTGGTGCTCAAAGTGTGAGTCGCCTAAGCCTGACCGGTGTCATCACTGCCGATTTTGCCGGCGTTGTATCGTCCGGATGGATCACCATTGTCCATGGCTGATGGATACTTGTATTGGCCAGCGCAACTACAAGGCATTCGTACTGCTGCTACTGTATGCATCACTCTTTTGTATATATGCACTCGAGACGACCGTGCGTGCCTGCATCTCGCTGCGTATCATCAACATGCCCACGACCTGGATCGTTCTACTTACCTTAGTGCTATTC TTATCGCTTGTTCTCACGCCTTTTCTTGGATTTCACGTATATTTGATGACGCATAATATGACGACGCTCGAGTTTATCGAGGGCATGTCCCATGTCCGGCACAAGACATCGGAGAACGAGACCCGggcacagctgcagcgATTGTTACCCCACACCCTGTCTCGGCGCTATTATGTGTACCATGTAGGTGCGCTGGCTAATATAAGACAGGCCCTCGGCCGCTGCGTACTCCTATGGTGGCTCCCTATCGGTGGCCCGGCGCTAGACCTGACCTATCCCATCAACGAGGCCGAATTTCATGCGATGCAGGCCGAGCTTCAGTCGCGAGACGCCTCAGGCGCACCAATGGAGTGA
- a CDS encoding ubiquitin-like 1-activating enzyme E1 A, with the protein MDTSVTGVTEDEAALYDRQIRLWGLEAQNHMRQAHVAVVSFTGVAEEIVKNIVLAGIGALTIVDAHNVEPEDLSASLFFRPDDIGTSRVATAPLQRIQQLNPHVHIQGESHDDAHDDFFQRVRPDLVLVTSGTRDELVRWNSLCRAHDAMFFAAATYGQSGYVFCDLVSLDYVRDIPVPGTKEKTPVKFRQAFVPLAESLQAPWPSRPSPGLVATWGLWSLKGSKDVNAFQEALEREAEALMQAKGVKPTTVFRRTNAKAFYTAFARAAFPHRTVSFAPTCAILGGIVAQSILNALGRREEPIVNWCILDAFHGTADIHSIGAPEASRD; encoded by the coding sequence ATGGATACCTCAGTAACGGGTGTGACGGAGGATGAAGCTGCGCTGTACGATCGGCAGATTCGGCTATGGGGTCTTGAAGCACAGAATCACATGCGGCAAGCGCATGTGGCCGTTGTGTCATTCACTGGTGTCGCTGAGGAGATCGTGAAGAATATCGTCCTAGCGGGCATCGGGGCACTGACcatcgtcgatgcccaTAACGTCGAGCCGGAGGACCTGTCTGCTTCGCTGTTCTTCCGCCCTGATGATATAGGGACATCGCGTGTTGCCACAGCGCCACTCCAGCGGATTCAGCAGCTGAATCCACACGTACATATCCAAGGCGAGTCACACGACGATGCTCACGACGACTTCTTTCAACGTGTTCGGCCTGACCTTGTGCTTGTCACATCTGGCACGCGCGATGAACTCGTACGTTGGAACAGtctgtgccgcgctcatGACGCGATGTTCTTTGCCGCCGCGACATACGGCCAAAGTGGCTATGTATTTTGTGATTTGGTGTCCTTGGACTACGTCCGGGATATACCCGTGCCAGGTACCAAAGAAAAGACGCCAGTCAAGTTCCGACAGGCATTCGTGCCCCTCGCCGAATCACTCCAAGCGCCATGGCCGTCTCGACCGAGCCCTGGTCTTGTCGCCACATGGGGCCTGTGGTCTCTCAAGGGCTCGAAAGATGTGAACGCCTTCCAAGAGGCTCTCGAACGCGAAGCagaggcgctcatgcaggCCAAGGGCGTCAAACCCACAACCGTGTTCCGGCGTACAAATGCCAAGGCCTTTTATACCGCATTTGCTCGCGCGGCATTCCCGCATCGCACAGTGTCGTTTGCTCCTACATGTGCCATCCTCGGAGGTATCGTGGCGCAGAGCATCCTCAATGCACTGGGCCGCCGCGAGGAGCCTATTGTCAACTGGTGCATCCTCGATGCTTTCCACGGCACAGCTGACATTCACTCCATTGGTGCGCCTGAGGCGTCTCGCGACTGA